Below is a window of Picosynechococcus sp. PCC 7002 DNA.
ACCCGGACTTTCCAGGGCTTGGTTGGAGCCGATGATTGGGCTGTGGAATTAACCGCAGCAGAATTTGAAGATTTTTGTCGCTTGTTGGTGCAGTTAGCCGATACGGTCGGAAGTATTGCCTCGGAATTGATGCCAGAGGAACGGATTGCCATCGAAGCAGAAAGTGATTTGGTCTGGCTAGAGATTGAAGGATTTCCAACCCGCTATAGCCTACGTTTGTTAGTCCTCACCCAACGGAATATTGAGGGAAATTGGCAACCGGAAGCTGTGCAGCAGTTGGTGCAATGCAGTCATATTTTTCATAAAAGTCATGAGTTGCCGCTGTGATGAGATCCCAACATTTAAAGTCTGATAAGATAATCACTTGAGCCTCAAAATATAATGCTATCTTATGTCAAATCTCAATCTCAAAGATGCTTGGTTGTCATTAGCTCCCGATGCAAATGAGCCGCAAATTGAAGCAATGTTAATGAGACCCGCAATTTTACCTTTTTTGGGATTTGAATTAAATGAAATTGAGAGCCAATACTTAGTCGGGAATGGTGGAGCAAAAGTTGACTTAGCGGCTCGCAAGAATTATGGGGATGATATCTTTTGTCATACTAAAGCAAATCCATCATTGCTCATTGAACTAAAAAAAAGACAACTTGATTTAAGTTTTGGCTCTAACGATTATAAAAAAACAGTCAGCCAACTCAAGGGTTATTTACATCCAAAATCAAAACATTGCCATTCTGCTAAATGGGGAATCATTACCAACGCAGAATATATTCAATTATTTCGACGGCACGGAAAAGTCGTTTATCCCTACACCAAAAATATAAAATTAACGGCTGATAATATCGATGAAAAAATTAAGCTTATTAAGCATTATATCGATAATCAAAAACGCTCATTGTTCGTTGCTATCTACAATAATAAAGGCGGTGTCGGGAAAACAACGACTGTCATCAACCTTGCAGGTATTTTATCGCTCCCCCAGGGAAAGCCAGACAATTCTCTTGGATTTGACAAGAAAGTTTTGGTTGTAGATTTTGACCCTAACCAGAAAGACTTGACAGATTTATTAGATGTTAAACTAGGTAAACTTAAACTCTCAGAATATCTCCAAGATCATAAAAACCATGACATCCAAGATGTTATTTCGAGATATACTTTGAAAACAAAAAGCGGAAAAGAATATGGGTTTGATGTAATCCCAGTAGATGAAGAGTTACATCAAGAGCAAACTCAATATACTAAATATTTAACCAAGAGCTTTTTGCGACGATCTTTAAATCCTTTGAAAAATAATTATGATTATATTTTGATCGACTCTCCTCCCGGTACAAATAGATTTACCGAAGAGGCGATCGCTGCTGCCGACGTTATCCTGATGCCATCTAAACACAATGGTATTGCTTCATTTAAAAATGCGGCTACTGCCATGAAAACAATTTTTCCTATGTTGGGAGAATCACGCAGGCAGTTTGACGTAGATGCTGAAAAATTTGGAATCGCGTCAGAATTATCAGACCCAGTTCCCCTACCAATTTTCTTTAATGGAGAAGCAATTACTCCAACTCAAAAAAGGCAAGCACAAGAGGCAATTACTAAAATCATTAAACAAGCTAAAAAAGAAGAGCAAATTGATTTGATGCGCTTCTTTTTTCCTAAATATCGCCCAGCTCACAAAAATCTCGAAATATTTGAGATGCCTAGCTATGCTCACATTGCATCCGCTGCATTTTCTAATCGTCCAGCAGTTTTTACAAGTAAAAAAGCACGGGAATATTATCGTGACTTAGTTCGGGAGTATTTTATTTAATGAAACAAGAAGTAGGTGCATTATTACATCTCTATCTCGATGAAATCAGTACAGGGATAGATACACAAGTCCATGATTTTTTGATTCAAGGAGCAGCCAAAGCCATTAATGATGCTGAAAATAGAAATTGGATTCCTTTAATTGTCAAACAAATCGGTTCTGAATCTTATCAAGTGATTGCGAATAGCTTCGTTTTTGCTGCTGCCGAAGAAGCAGGATTGACGAAAGTTTGGTGTATTGTTGCTGATGATTCCCCAGAAACTCAAGAATCGGCCCGCATTCTTACTCAAGAAAAGCTTGCTAAAATTAACCTCGCAACAGCAACTAGGGAGGAAATCAAAGTGGGTCTGGACTATCTAATGAAGCGTCCAATTAATCCCCTGAAATTGGGCAGCGTTAAGCTCGCCAATGCAGTTGAACGTATTGAAAATGCTCCGCGTCAA
It encodes the following:
- a CDS encoding DUF1818 family protein → MGRSLKKGTGWRLGWDPDPTRTFQGLVGADDWAVELTAAEFEDFCRLLVQLADTVGSIASELMPEERIAIEAESDLVWLEIEGFPTRYSLRLLVLTQRNIEGNWQPEAVQQLVQCSHIFHKSHELPL
- a CDS encoding ParA family protein, with amino-acid sequence MSNLNLKDAWLSLAPDANEPQIEAMLMRPAILPFLGFELNEIESQYLVGNGGAKVDLAARKNYGDDIFCHTKANPSLLIELKKRQLDLSFGSNDYKKTVSQLKGYLHPKSKHCHSAKWGIITNAEYIQLFRRHGKVVYPYTKNIKLTADNIDEKIKLIKHYIDNQKRSLFVAIYNNKGGVGKTTTVINLAGILSLPQGKPDNSLGFDKKVLVVDFDPNQKDLTDLLDVKLGKLKLSEYLQDHKNHDIQDVISRYTLKTKSGKEYGFDVIPVDEELHQEQTQYTKYLTKSFLRRSLNPLKNNYDYILIDSPPGTNRFTEEAIAAADVILMPSKHNGIASFKNAATAMKTIFPMLGESRRQFDVDAEKFGIASELSDPVPLPIFFNGEAITPTQKRQAQEAITKIIKQAKKEEQIDLMRFFFPKYRPAHKNLEIFEMPSYAHIASAAFSNRPAVFTSKKAREYYRDLVREYFI
- a CDS encoding Rho termination factor N-terminal domain-containing protein encodes the protein MKQEVGALLHLYLDEISTGIDTQVHDFLIQGAAKAINDAENRNWIPLIVKQIGSESYQVIANSFVFAAAEEAGLTKVWCIVADDSPETQESARILTQEKLAKINLATATREEIKVGLDYLMKRPINPLKLGSVKLANAVERIENAPRQYWKENLMDVTKVKCGITRGKKLNIFKEIFYTTPEPLPDVIIDPQFLTTFTQADLQKMAKKRGLKGYSKLKKSALVKLLTEQG